The genomic region CTGGTAGAAAATAGTGGACCGGTGCACAAAAGCAATTCGCACAACTGTTTATGGTCAGGAACACGCAACGCAATCGTATTCTGGTTAGATTTCATGTACGCTGGAACATCTTTACGTGCATTGACAATTAATGTAACAGGACCAGGCCAACAATGCGCAATAAGTTTTTCTATATGAAACATTGATTGCACATCAACAAGTGAATTAATTTTTTTTGCTGAATCGACAAGAATTAAATATGGCTTTTCATATCTTCTTTTCATATTGTCAATAACCTTCCGACCCTCAACCGATGTTGTAGCCAACAAACCAAGTACTGTATCAGTTGTACTCAGAACAACACCATTTTGATTAATCACTTTACATGCCTTTTGAACAGTATTTTTATCATACCAACTTAAACTATTACTTTGCATTTTTCTCTTTTGTAAATAAACAACATCAACTTGATTTATAATTTCTTGTTTGACATTTTTATAAAATACCGTATCATTATAAAGATGTCACGCATTTTTGACGTATCGTTGATATTTTTGTCACTTTTTATCAAAAGTATC from Candidatus Dependentiae bacterium harbors:
- a CDS encoding L-threonylcarbamoyladenylate synthase, translating into MQSNSLSWYDKNTVQKACKVINQNGVVLSTTDTVLGLLATTSVEGRKVIDNMKRRYEKPYLILVDSAKKINSLVDVQSMFHIEKLIAHCWPGPVTLIVNARKDVPAYMKSNQNTIALRVPDHKQLCELLLCTGPLFSTSANKADQPVPDTIKEVDSEILAACALIIGCASSSVKTLNDEAIQSVSSTILDCTTKNIRIVREGAYCINKLETFYGKPFVRRV